A single window of Sphingobacteriales bacterium DNA harbors:
- the rplQ gene encoding 50S ribosomal protein L17, producing the protein MRHGNKINHLGRKFGHRSALLKNLSNALIMHKRIETTLAKAKELRMHVEPIINRAKDNTTHSRRTAFSYLQNKFAAKELFDVIGPKVANRPGGYTRIIKLGKRLGDNAEMAMIELVDFNEIYTANKTAATATAEPKKRTRRAGTAKKKADDENVEAEANPTPEVTDTVEETKTEE; encoded by the coding sequence ATGAGACACGGAAATAAAATAAATCACTTAGGAAGAAAATTTGGTCACAGAAGTGCATTACTTAAGAACTTATCTAATGCATTAATTATGCATAAAAGAATCGAAACAACTTTAGCTAAAGCCAAAGAGTTAAGAATGCATGTTGAGCCAATTATCAATAGAGCTAAAGACAATACAACACATTCTCGTAGAACTGCTTTTAGTTATTTACAAAATAAATTTGCAGCTAAAGAATTGTTTGATGTAATTGGACCAAAAGTAGCTAACAGACCAGGCGGATACACTAGAATCATTAAATTAGGAAAAAGATTAGGTGACAATGCTGAAATGGCAATGATTGAGTTAGTAGATTTCAACGAAATTTACACAGCAAACAAAACAGCTGCTACTGCAACTGCAGAACCTAAAAAACGTACTCGTAGAGCCGGTACTGCAAAGAAAAAAGCTGATGATGAAAATGTAGAAGCAGAAGCTAATCCAACACCAGAAGTAACTGATACTGTTGAAGAAACTAAAACTGAAGAATAA
- the rpsK gene encoding 30S ribosomal protein S11 produces MAQAKKQVKKRVVKVEPEGYVHINATFNNIIVSFTNKAGQVISWSSAGKGGFRGSKKSTPYAAQVAASDAGQKAYDAGLRKVEVFVKGPGGGRESAIRAVSVVGIEVTVIRDITPLPHNGCRPPKKRRV; encoded by the coding sequence ATGGCTCAAGCTAAAAAACAAGTTAAAAAGAGAGTAGTTAAAGTAGAACCAGAAGGTTATGTTCATATTAACGCAACTTTTAATAATATTATCGTTTCTTTCACAAACAAAGCAGGACAAGTAATTTCTTGGAGTAGTGCTGGAAAAGGTGGATTCAGAGGTTCTAAAAAAAGTACACCTTATGCTGCGCAAGTTGCTGCAAGTGATGCAGGTCAAAAAGCATACGATGCAGGTTTACGTAAAGTAGAAGTTTTTGTAAAAGGACCTGGTGGTGGTCGTGAATCAGCAATTAGAGCAGTGTCTGTTGTTGGTATCGAAGTTACTGTAATTAGAGATATTACACCATTACCACACAATGGTTGTAGACCACCTAAAAAACGTAGAGTATAA
- the rpsD gene encoding 30S ribosomal protein S4, with protein sequence MARYTGPRTKKARTFGDAIYGYDKSYEKRKYAPGQHGNSRKRGSQSEYAIQLKEKQKAKYTYGVLERQFYKTFAEAARKHGVTGDNLLKLLEQRLDNTIYRLGFAPTRSAARQLVSHKHITVNGRILNVPSYTVKVGDVISIREKSKNLDLVQETLSTGRVKKYSWLELNSETLEGKYVELPNRDQIPENIKEQLIVELYSK encoded by the coding sequence ATGGCAAGATATACTGGACCTAGAACTAAAAAAGCAAGAACCTTTGGGGATGCTATTTATGGTTATGATAAGTCGTACGAAAAAAGAAAATATGCTCCAGGGCAACATGGTAATTCTAGAAAACGTGGTTCTCAATCTGAATACGCAATACAACTTAAAGAAAAGCAAAAAGCAAAATACACTTATGGTGTTTTAGAAAGACAATTCTACAAAACATTTGCTGAAGCTGCTCGTAAACATGGTGTAACTGGTGATAACTTATTAAAATTGTTAGAACAAAGATTAGACAACACTATTTACAGATTAGGTTTTGCACCAACTAGAAGCGCTGCACGTCAATTAGTATCACACAAACATATTACAGTTAATGGTAGAATCTTAAACGTTCCATCATATACAGTAAAAGTTGGAGATGTTATTAGCATACGTGAAAAATCTAAAAACTTAGACTTAGTACAAGAAACATTAAGTACTGGTAGAGTGAAAAAATATTCTTGGTTAGAGTTAAACTCTGAAACTTTAGAAGGAAAATATGTTGAACTTCCAAACAGAGATCAAATACCAGAAAATATCAAAGAACAATTAATAGTAGAGTTATATTCTAAATAA
- the rpsM gene encoding 30S ribosomal protein S13: MARIAGIDLPKNKRGFIGLTYIYGIGRSRANHILEQANVDPMKKVHEWNDDEQTAIRNVIGAEFKVEGALRSEVQLNIKRLMDIGSYRGIRHRKGLPVNGQSTKRNARTRKGKRKTVAGKKKATK; this comes from the coding sequence AGATTTACCAAAAAATAAAAGAGGCTTTATCGGATTAACATACATATATGGTATTGGCAGATCAAGAGCAAACCATATCTTAGAACAAGCTAATGTTGATCCAATGAAAAAAGTTCACGAATGGAATGACGACGAACAAACTGCCATTCGTAACGTTATTGGTGCTGAATTTAAAGTAGAAGGTGCTTTAAGATCTGAAGTGCAATTAAACATCAAACGTTTAATGGATATCGGTTCTTACAGAGGAATTAGACATAGAAAAGGACTACCTGTTAACGGACAAAGTACTAAACGTAATGCTAGAACACGTAAAGGAAAACGTAAAACTGTAGCAGGAAAGAAAAAAGCAACTAAATAA
- a CDS encoding DNA-directed RNA polymerase subunit alpha produces MAILSFQKPDKILLQKATDFEGTFEFAPLEPGFGSTIGNALRRVLLSSLEGYAITSVKISGVQHEFSTIKGVIEDVTEIILNLKQVRLKRILTEADAGYEKVYISLKGKEQFLSGDIEAHTNVYAVTNPDLVICNMDKNVNLELELTIGRGRGYVPAEEHFVDTSVVGTIPIDSIYTPIKNVKYKIENTRVEQRTDYEKLVIDIKTDGTIHPEEAIKEAAKILIQHLILVSDENITFETESKQHEEVVDEHILHMRKILKTPLEDMDLSVRAFNCLKAAKINSLAELVQYDTNELLKFRNFGRKSLVEIEELIIEKGMHFGMDLSKYKLDD; encoded by the coding sequence ATGGCTATATTATCATTTCAAAAACCAGACAAAATTTTGTTACAAAAAGCAACAGATTTTGAAGGTACATTTGAATTTGCACCATTAGAACCAGGATTCGGAAGTACAATCGGAAATGCACTTAGAAGAGTTCTATTATCTTCTTTAGAAGGTTATGCCATTACATCTGTAAAAATATCTGGAGTTCAACACGAATTCTCAACAATAAAAGGAGTTATTGAAGATGTTACTGAAATTATTCTTAATCTTAAACAAGTAAGATTAAAAAGAATTTTAACTGAAGCAGATGCTGGTTACGAAAAAGTTTATATTTCTTTAAAAGGTAAAGAGCAATTTTTATCAGGAGATATTGAAGCACATACAAACGTATATGCAGTTACAAATCCAGATTTAGTAATCTGCAATATGGACAAAAATGTAAATTTAGAACTTGAATTAACAATTGGTAGAGGTAGAGGTTATGTTCCTGCTGAAGAGCATTTCGTAGACACATCAGTTGTAGGTACTATTCCTATCGATTCAATCTATACACCTATCAAAAATGTAAAATACAAGATAGAAAATACTCGTGTTGAACAAAGAACTGACTACGAAAAGTTAGTGATTGATATCAAAACTGATGGAACTATTCATCCAGAAGAAGCAATCAAAGAAGCAGCTAAAATTTTAATTCAACACTTAATTCTTGTATCTGATGAAAACATTACATTTGAAACAGAAAGTAAACAACACGAAGAAGTAGTTGATGAGCATATCTTACACATGAGAAAAATCCTTAAAACTCCATTAGAAGATATGGATTTATCAGTAAGAGCATTCAACTGTCTTAAAGCAGCAAAAATCAATTCATTAGCAGAATTAGTTCAATACGATACGAATGAATTATTGAAATTTAGAAACTTTGGTCGCAAATCTTTAGTAGAAATTGAAGAACTAATTATTGAAAAAGGTATGCACTTTGGAATGGATTTATCAAAATATAAATTAGACGACTAA